DNA sequence from the Thermus caldifontis genome:
AACGTCTTGCGGGAAGTGTACGGCACCTACCAGGAGCCAGCCTACGTTTAGGATGGGGTTATGGACCGGCGCATACGGGTGCTCATCGCCAAGCCCGGGCTGGACGGCCACGACCGTGGGGCCAAGGTGGTGGCCCGGGCCTTAAGGGATGCCGGCATGGAGGTCATTTACACCGGCCTACGGCAAACCCCCGAGATGATCGTCTCGGCGGCCATCCAGGAGGACGTGGACGCCATAGGGCTATCCATCCTCTCGGGGGCCCACATGCACTACTTCCGGGAGGTTAAGAGGCTTTTGGACGAGCAGGGAGCCTCGGACATCCTCCTCTTCGGGGGAGGGATCATCCCCGATGAGGACGTGCCCAGGCTGAAGGAGCTAGGGGTGGCGGCGGTGTTTGGCCCCGGGACCAGCACCCAGGAGATCGTGGACTTCCTGAAGCGGGCGGTGCCGGAGCGCTGGCGGGCCCAGGGGTTAGCGTGAAGGCCATCCAGCTCTACTACCCACCGGAGTGGGCCCACTGCTACGGGTGCGGCTACCTAAACCCCATGGGCCTTCACCTCAAGACCTACTGGAAGGCAGAGGCGGGCCATAGCGAAACCCGCTTCACCCCAAGCCCCCACCACACCGCCATCCCCGGGTTCGTCTACGGAGGGCTTCTCGCCTCCTTGGTGGACTGCCACTCCACCGCTACCGCCGCCGCCATTAAGGCCCAGGCGGAGGGCCTGGACCTGGAAACCCATCCCTTGCGGTTCGTGACCGCAAGCCTCAAGGTGGACTACCTGAAGCCCACCCCCCTTGGGCCCGAGCTCCTCTTGGTGGGCCGGGCCCGGGAGGTAAAGGGGAAAAAGGTGGTGGTGGAAACCGAGCTTTTTGCGGAAGGGGTCCTAACCGTGCGGGGCGAAGCGGTGTTGGTGCAGATCACCCAGGGTTTTGGTCTGGAAAATAGCGCTCCAAAACACGGATGAGCTCCGAAAGCGCCTCGGCCTTGGGCGAAGCCACCAACACCAGCTCCAGCCAAGCCTCTTCCAGCGTCTTTTTCAAGGCCAAAAGCTCGGGGCCGGGAAACACCTTGCCTAGGGCCACCGCTTGGGTGCGCTCATAACACTCCCGCTTGTCCGCCTGGAGGTGGCGAATGGTTTGCTGGGCATCGTAAAGGGCTGCCTCTAACCGGTTGATGCGGTCGTGCAAGGGCTTCTCCTCCTGGCGCCTCCTTTTGGCCTCCTGCAGGAACCACCTCTCCCACTCGTCATCCCAGCGCATGGCCTTAGGATAGGGTCGCCCCCAAAGCCTAGGGCGTGATCTACGCACAAGAGGGCCGAATCCCTGGCTTTAGGAGGGCCCTCACCTGGGAGAACCCCGTCGCGCCTCCCGAAAACGTTCCCAGAGGAAGAGGGCCAGGGCTAAGGCGATGAGGTAGGGGCGAAGGGGCAAGGAGGAAAGCGGCACCGTTCCCAAATCCTCGAGGGCCAAAAGCCTTCCCCCAGAGGCCTCGGCCAGGGCCCTGAGAATCCCTTTCCCATCCCTGGGGGTCCACTCCCCGGGAAGGGGCAGGGCTAGGGGAATGCGGCGCTTCCCGTCCAAGAGCACCCCCGGTTCCCCAGCCAGCACCTCGTACCGCTCCGGACCAGTGGGCACTAAGGGCACCTCCCTTCCCCCGCTAAGGAAAAGGGGGTTCTCCAAACGGCCCAGGACCACGGCACGCACCAGGTGCTCCTCAGGGTAGGTGTAGAGGGCCACGGCCTTTTGGCTTCCCATGAGGTAGCGGGCAAGCCCCCCGAGAAAGGGGGCAGCCCCTTCCCAGCCCCGCCAGGACCGGGAAAGGTCGGTGGCCAAGGCGGCCACCCGCCCTTCCCCCCGCTCCCCCACCGCCAAGACCGCCCGCCCCTCGCTTTCCAAAAGCACCTCCGCCCAGGGCTCGGCCCGGGCCGGCAGGAGAACGGCAAGGGGGGGTGGGGAAAGCCCTTGGGTCAGGGGATGGGGCCTGGTTTGGACGGGGAAGCGGCCCTCCAGGCGCTCGCCTTGGAACACCTCCTGCCCCTCCTTCAGGAAAAGCCGGGGAAGTTCCTGGGCGGTGGCCGCCTGGTAGTACCGCCCCCCACCCTGCTGGGCCAGCTCCTTCAAGAACGCCCGGTCGGCATCGGGCCCTAGGGCCATGGCGCTCACCTCGAGGCCCGAGGCCTCCGCCAGGGCCAGGATGGGCTCCTTAGAATCGGAGATGAGGCCATCGCTGAGCACCAGAACCCCCTTCCTATCCACCGGGACATCCCCAAGAAGCCCCACCGCCTCCCGAAAGGCAGGCCCCAACACGGTCCCACCCCCCGCCCGCACGGAGAGGAGGAGGCTTTCCGCCTCCTTCTTGCCCTGTTCCGTCATGGGCCTGGGGGGGAAAAGGACCCGATGGGTGGAGGAGAAGAGGACCACGCCCAGGTGGTCCTCCGCCGCCGCCGAGCGCACCAGTTCCAAGGCCCCGGCCACCGCCAGGGAAAGCTTCTCCCCCTCCATGCTTCCGGAAACGTCCAGGACCAGGACCAAGGCCGCCCCCTTACGGCCCAGGGGCTTTAGGGGGAGGTCCTGCGGCAAAACCCGGTCCCAGCCACCGAAGAAAAGGCCCTTGGGGGTGGCGGTGAAAAGAAGCCCTCCCCCCCGACGCAGATACTCCCTTAGGGCCTCGGGGGCCCCTGGGGGAAGGTCCAAAACCCCCAGGCCCACCACCACCAGGTCGGCCTCCAAGGGCATGCGGAAGGGGCCCTCCTCCACCTGAAAACCCTGGGCCTCCAGGTAACGGGCCAAGGCCGGATCCCCCAACACCAGGGCCTTGCCGCGGTCGGCAGGTTCCAGGCTCACCTGGGCCTCGCTCCTGCCCCAGGCGCCTTCCACCACCGCCCGCACCTGGGCCTCCTCCGTAAGGGAGAAGGTGTAGGCCAGGGTTTTGCGACCCTCCACCCAAAGACTCTTTTCCACGGACCCCCCAGGACCCTCCACCCTAAGCCGGGCCTCCACGGGAAGGGGCGCCTCGAGGACCACCCCCACCCCCACCGTCTCCCCATAAAGCGGGTAAGGCGGGGGCAAAAGCCCCACCGCCACATGGGGCTTGGGGGGCACGTACACCGCATCCAGGGGGAAAGGCGCCGGTATGGGGGCGAAAAGCCCATCGGAAACCAGCACCACCCGGTCGGGCTTCAGGGCCGCCACCTCCTGAAAAGCCACCCTCAGGTCCGTTCCCTCCCCCAGGTCCAGCCTGCGGGCCGTGGGAGAGGGAAGCCTCGCCGCACGCTCGGCGAAGGCCACATAGATCCCATCCCTCGGGAGCTTTCCCGCAATGGCGAAGACGCTCTCCCTAGCGGAGGGGGAAAAATCCAGAAGGTACACCACCCGCCCCGGTAGGGGCCATGCGGGGCCCAGGAAGGCCAAGACAAGAAGCACGAGAACCCCTAGCCGAAGCATAGCCTCATGCTAAGGGCTGGGGGAACCCCTCATACCCTTTCCTATTGTTTCCTTCGCTAAGCCCCAACGAGATGACGCCTACCGGAGGCCCTTTCCGGGGCCCCCACCCTGGCTTGCGCCAGGGTGGGGTGGTATCAGTCCATCCAGTGCCCGAGCTTCTCCTTTTTGGCCTGGAGGTACCGCTCGTTGTGGGGATTGTCCCCGGCCCGCAAGGGAAGGCGCTCCACGATCTCGATGCCGAAGCCGGACAGGGCCTTCACCTTGCGCGGGTTATTGGTGAGAAGGCGCATCTTGCGCACCCCCAGGTCGTAGAGGATCTGGGCCCCCACCCCGTAGTCCCTTAGATCCGGAGGAAATCCCAAGGCCAGGTTGGCCTCCACCGTGTCCAGCCCTTGGTCCTGCAGGTGGTAGGCCCGGATCTTGTTGACGAGGCCGATTCCCCGCCCCTCCTGCCTCAGGTAGACCAAAACCCCCTTCCCCTCCTGGGCAATCCGCTCCAGGGCCAGGTCCCGCTGGAAACCGCAGTCGCACCTCAAGGAGTGGAGGGCATCCCCGGTGAGGCACTCGGAGTGCATGCGCACCAGGATGGGCTCCTCAGGGTCCCAGCTTCCCATGACCAAGGCGGCGTGCTCCTCCCCGGTGAGGCTATCCCGAAAGCCCAGGATGCGGAACTCGCCAAACCGGGTGGGCAAAAGGGCCTCCGCCTCCCGCCTCACGTAGAGATCCCCCTTCTCCAGGCGATAGCGGATGAGGTCGGCGATGGTGCCCACCTTAAGCCCGTGGCGCCCAGCGAACGGCAAAAGATCCGGAAGCCGGGCCATGGTGCCGTCCTCCTTGAGGATCTCGATCAGGCTCCCCACCGGCCAGAGCCCCGCCAGGCGCAAAAGGTCCACCGTGGCCTCCGTGTGTCCGGCCCGCCTCAGGACCCCGCCGGGCCTCGCCACCAGGGGAAAGATGTGCCCAGGACGCCGGAAGTCTTGGGCAGTGGCCTCGGGATCAGCCAGAAGCCTAATGGTGGCCGCCCGCTCAAAGGCGGAAATCCCCGTGCTGGTCCCCCGGGCATCCACGCTCACGGTGAAGCGGGTGCCCTGGGGATCCTGGTTCCTCTCCACCATGAGGTGCAGGTCCAAGGCCTTGGCCCGCTCCTCCGTGAGGGCCACGCAAAGGAGGCCCCGGCACTCCTTGAGCATAAAGTTCACCCACTCCGGGGTCACGTGTTCCGCCGCCATGATGAGGTCGCCCTCGTTTTCCCGGTCCTCGTCGTCCACCAGGATCACCGGGCGGCCTTGGCGGAGTTCTTCCATGAGTTCCCTAACGCTGGCCAAACCCTCCATCATTCCCCCTTCATTAACCGTTCCAGGTAACGGGCGATGAGGTCCACCTCCAGGTTCACCCCATCCCCCACCCCTAGGCCCCCCAGGTTGGTGATCCTCAGGGTGTGGGGAATGAGGGTCACGAAGAAGGCATCCCCCTTAAGCCCCGCCACCGTGAGGGAAACCCCGTTTAGGGCCACGCTCCCCTTTTCGGCGATGTAGCGGGAAAGCTCCCGCGGCGGGCGGAAATAGTAGTCCAGGGCCCCTGGGGTCTCCCGGATGGCCACCACCTCCGCCACCCCATCCACATGCCCGGTGACGAAATGCCCCCCAAGCCTCTCCCCCACCTTAAGGGCCCGCTCCAGGTTGGGCCGGTGCCCTACCCGCCAGGTGGGGGCGGTGCGGCGCCGGGTTTCCTGGGCCAACTCCACCCAAAACCCCTCCCCATCCACCGCCACCGCGGTGAGGCAGACCCCATCCACGGCCACGGAATCCCCCACCTTAAGGTCGGAAAGCACCTCTTTGGCGGCAATTCGCACCCTGAGGAAGGGCCCTTCCTCCACCCGCACGATCTCGCCCGTTTCCTCCACCAGTCCCGTGAACATCATCCCTCCGGATAGGCCTCCAGCCAAAGATCCTCTCCTAGCCATTCCCTACGCACCAGCCTGAGCCCTTTGGCCTCGGCCATGCGCTCCACGGCAAACCCCTCCAAAAACCCTTTCCCCTCTCCCAAGACCTTGGGCGCCACGAAAAGGGCCAGCTTATCCACCAAGCCCCTTTGCCAGAAGGCTCCGGCCAGCCTCGGCCCGCCTTCCAACAAGACCCCGTCCAGGCCCTCCTCCAGCAGGAAGGCCAAGGCCGCTTCCAGGCTCACCCTTCCCCCTTCCCGGGGAAGCTCCACCACCCGGGCCCCCACCCCCTCGAGGGCCCTAAGCCGGTCCTTGGGAGCGCCTCTGCCCACCAGCACGTACACCTGGGCAGGCTCCTCCCGGGGCCCCTTGCGGAAGATGCGAGCGGTAGGGGGGGTGCGGCCTTCCGTGTCCAGGACCACCTTCACCGGGTCCCTAAGGGGCGGGGGCTCCAGCATGAGGGGGAAGGGGCGGAAGTCGGGCTCCCGCACGGTGAGCCAGGGATCGTCCTGCAAGACGGTTCCCACCCCCACCATCACCACGGGAAGCCACTGGCGGTAGGCCTGGGCCACGCGTCGGCTTTCCTCCGCGGAAACATAGCGGGCATCCCCGCTCAAGGCCGCCACCTTGCCGTCCAGGGTGAGGGCCGCCTTGAGGAGAACAAAGGGCCGGCCCTTTCTTTGCCGGTGGAAGAAGACTTCGTTCTGCTCCCGGGCCTCGGCCTCCAGAAGCCCCGCCTCCACCTCCACCCCCCCCGTCCGAAGGCGCCCTAAACCCCCTTGGGCCAAAGGGTTGGGGTCCTGGGCCGCCACCACCACCCGGGCCACCCCCGCCTGCAAAAGGGCCAGGGAGCAAGGAGGGGTGCGGCCATGGTGGTTGCAGGGCTCCAGGGAAACATAGGCGGTAGCCCCCCGGGCCAAGGGCCCCGCCCCCCTCAAGGCAAAGACCTCCGCATGGGGCTCCCCGGCCTTGGGATGGTACCCCTCCCCCACGATGCGGCCCTCCCGCACCAACACCGCCCCCACCAAGGGGTTGGGGTGGGTGTGGCCTCGAGCCCGTTCGGCCAGCTGCAACGCCCTACGAAGAAAGCGCTCGTCCAGCTCTCGCAAAGACCCTCCTTCTCCCATCCGGACTTTCACCGTCGGCCCCGGAATTCCACCGGGTCGGGCCCCAATGGGGCTTCGCGGGCTTTCACCGCCGGTGGGGACTTCCACCCCGCCCCGAAGGAGGTGCCAGCAGGCACCAACCTCACTTTACAACCATGAGGAGGGTCACACGTTGGGTCGCACTACCCTCAAGACCCTCGCTCCGGGCCAATACCAGAAACCGGGCATCCAGGGTGAGGACCGGAACCCCCAAAGCCAAAGCTGCTGCCGCCGCCATGGCGTCGGCGAAACCCAAAGGGAGGTCCTGGGACTGGCGCACCAAGGTGCGCGCGGCAGGAAGGAGGCTAACCCTCCTGTCCCCATGCCCTCTCCAACCAGGCCTCCGCCGTACGGCCTGTGACCTCGGTATCCTCCCCTAGGCCCAAGGACTTAGGAGAAGGGCGCTCCAACGCCTCCCTTACGGGCTCAGCCTGGGGGCAACTCTCCCGCCGGACCTTAAACGCTTCAAGGACCCAGGCAGATAAAGGGCGGTCTTTTCCATACCGCCCTACTACCACACATACAAAATCAGGGGCCCTTAGAGGCCCCTATCCCTTTGGTGGAGGTGGGGGGAGTCGAACCCCCGTCCGAAAGTCCCTACGGCAGGCCTCTACGCGCGTAGTCCGTGTTTTGCATGTCCCCCTGGCTTAGCCCACGGACAGGCGGCCAAGGGTAAGCCCCGCTGGTTTTCGCCTTGGGTTACGGAGCCTAGCCAAGGCTAGCCGGGTTTGTGTCCCCGCTACCGTGAGCCCCCGGCGGGGCTTCCGGGCGGGGTCGCGGTCTTAAGCCGCGAGAGCGTAAGCAGGCTTGTTGGCCTTTATTCGTTTGCGGGTTTTTACGGTCAGCCCTCTTAGGGGCTACCTTCGAGGCCACCCGCACCTCGGCGCGCCACCTGCCCTCGGCGACCCCCGTCGAGACCGTTCACCCCCATGTCTTGGCCGGGCTCGGACCGGCAAACTTGAGTGTAGCAGGCTAAAGGGGTTGTAGTCAAGGGGGTTTTGGGTGTAAACTGAGCCCAGTGCTCCCAAGGGAGGGGGGTGGGTGTAAGCCCACCCTTCCTTTGTGAAGGGAGGTAGGGAGGTGCCTGTGGACCTTTGGCGGTTGGTGGAGGAAGCGGTAGGGCCCCTGGACCTCGAGGTCCTGGAGGTGAGGGAAGCCCCCGGGGAGGTCCTGGTCCGCCTGGAACGGAAGGACGAAAAGCCCATCCGCGTGGCTGACTTGGAACGGGCCAGCCGGGCCATTGAGGCCGTCTTTGACCGGGAGGACCCCATCCCGGGAAGCTACCGCCTTTTGCTGGAGTCTCCCGGCCCCAAGCGCCCCCTCTTCACCCGCCGACACTTTGAGCGCTTCCAGGGCCTTAAGGCCAAGGTGCCGGGGCCGGAAGGCTTCGTGGGACGCATCCTCCGGGTGGAGGAGGATGTGGTGGTCTTCCAGGTGGGCCAGGAGGAAAAGCGCCTCAGGATCGGCACCTTCCGCGCCAACCTCGCCGAGTGGCCCGAGGAGCCCAGGTAGATAACACTACAGACGGGATACAGGGAGGAGAGATGAACCGGGAATTCATAGACGCCATGCAGCAGCTGGCCTTGGAGCGGGGGGTTACCACCGAGGAGGTCCTCGAGGCCTTCAAGGAAGCCCTGCGCAAGGCCTACATCAAGCGGCAGAAGGGATACCGCAAGGAAGAGATCGATGCGGGCAAGGGCCCGGAGGTGGACGTCTACATCGATCCCCAGACCGGGCGCATTGAGATGGTGGAGGTCCGCCGCGTGGTGGAGAAGGTGGAGGACCCCGACAAGGAAATCGCCCTCTCCGAGGCCCTCCAGTACGATCCCGAGGTCCAGGTGGGCGATGAGATGGAGTTCCCCATCGACCCCGAGGGCCTTTCCCGCATGGCCATCCAGGACCTGCGCCAGATCCTCACCCAGCGCCTCAAGGAGTCCGAACGCAACCGCATCTACAACGAGTACAAGGACAAGGAAGGCCAGGTCCTCACGGGGGTGGTGACCCGGGTGGACAACCGGGGCAACGTCTTCGTGGAGCTGGGCCGGGGAGAGGCTTACCTTCCGAAGAGCGAGCAAATCCCCACCGAGCGGTACTACCCCGGCCAGCGCCTCAAGGTGTACCTGAAGAAGGTGGACCGCTCGGCCAAAGGCCCTTCCTTGATCGTGAGCCGGGCCCACGAAAAGCTTCTGGAGCACCTGTTGAAGCAGGAGGTCCCCGAGATCGCCGAGGGCATCGTGGAGATCAAGGCCATCGCCCGGGAGCCTGGCCGGCGCAGCAAGGTGGCGGTGATGACCCACAACCCCAACGTGGATCCCATCGGGGCCTGCATCGGCCACAAGGGGCAGCGCATCCAGGCGGTTTCCGCTGAGCTGGGCCGGGAGAAGGTGGACATCATCCTCTGGGCCAAGGACCCCAAGGAGTTCATCCGCAACGCCCTCTCCCCCGCCCAGGTGGGTTCCATTGAGCTGGACCCGGATGGGCAGAAGGCCCGGGTCAAGGTGACCAAGGACCAGCATTCCCTGGCCATCGGCACCGGGGGGCAGAACGTCCGCCTGGCCTCCAAGCTCACGGGGTACGAGATCCACTTCGAGGAGGCGGAGATCTCCGACCTGGATGAGGCTATTCGCAAGGCTGCCCAGGAGGAAGCCGAAACCACCAGCCGGGCCAAAGAGGAGTTTGAGAAGCTCTTCCGGAATCTTTCCGAGTAATGGCCAAACACATCCCCATCCGCATGTGCGTGGCCTGCCGCAGAAGGCGGCCTAAGGGGGAGCTTTTGCGGATCCTCTTCACGGGGGAGGGGTTTCGCCTGGATCCCACGGGGAAACTGCCGGGCAGGGGAGCTTATGTCTGCCCCGACAACCCCGAGTGCTGGACGGAAAAAAAACTCAGGCGCTTTGCCGGAGGCCGGGCAAAGGCCTTGTCGGAAGCGCTAATCGCCCTTTTAGGAGGTAAGGATGGCCAAAATACGCATCTACCAGCTGGCTAAAGAGCTGGGCATGACCAACGAGGAGCTCTTAGAGCTCCTGGACCAGATGGGGGTTCCCTACAAGTCCCACGCCTCTACCCTTACCGAGGAGGATGCGGAGGCGGTGCGGGAACTGGTCAAGGAGCAACGGGGTCTAGAGGAAAAGCTGGCGGAAGAAGAGCGCAGGAAAGCCCTTCCTAGAAGGCCTCCCGTGGTGGTCATCATGGGCCATGTGGACCACGGGAAGACCACCCTGCTGGACTACCTGCGCAAAAGCCGCATCGCCGAGAAGGAGGCGGGGGGGATCACCCAGCACGTGGGCGCCTTTGAGGTGAAAACCCCCCAGGGCACCGTGGTCTTCATCGACACCCCGGGGCACGAGGCCTTTACCACCATAAGGCAGCGGGGGGCCAAGGTGGCGGACATCGCCGTTATCGTCATCGCCGCCGACGACGGGATCATGCCCCAGACGGACGAGGCCATCGCCCACGCCAAGGCCGCCGGGGCCAGGATCATCTTTGCCCTCAACAAGATGGACCTACCCCAGGCCAACCCCGACCGGGTCAAGCGGCAGCTCATGGAGCGGGGTTTCGTGCCCGAGGAGTACGGGGGGGAGGCCATCGTGGTGCCCATCAGCGCCAAGACCGGCCAGGGGGTACAGGACCTCTTGGAGATGATCCTTCTCATCGCCGAGCTGGAGGACTACCGGGCCGACCCCAACGCCGAACCTAAGGGGGTGATCCTCGAGTCCCGGCTGGATAAGCAGGCGGGGGTCATCGCCAACATGCTGGTGCAAGAGGGCACCTTCCGGGTGGGGGACTACGTGGTGGCCGGCGAGGTGTACGGCCGCATCCGGGCCATGATGGACGCCGACGGCAACCAGCGCAAGGAAGCGGGCCCGGGTAGCGCCGTGCAGGTCCTGGGCTTCCAGGAACTTCCCCACGCCGGGGATGTGGTGGAATGGGTGCCCGACCTCGAGGCGGCCAAGGAGATCACCGAGGAGCGCAAGGAGGAGCGAAGGGCCCGGGAAGAAGCGGAAAGGGAGCGCCGCCCCAGGACCATGGCCGACCTCCTGCGCGCCCTACAGGAGGAGGGGCAGAAAGAGGTGAACCTCATCCTGCGGGCGGATACCCAAGGGTCCTTGGAAGCTATCCAGCACATCCTGGCCAAGGAGAGCACCGAGGAGGTGAAGATCAACGTCCTCCTGGCCCAGGTGGGGGCCCCCACCGAGTCCGATGTCCTCCTGGCCCAGACCGCCAACGCCGCCATCCTGGCCTTTGGGGTAAACCCCTCCGGTGCCGTGAAGAAGGCAGCGGAGCAAAAGGGGGTCCTCCTCAAAACCTTCCGCATCATCTACGACCTCATCGACGAGGTCCGGGCCATGGTCAAGGGGCAAAAGGAGCCCACCTACAAGGAGGAGGTCCTGGGCCGGGCGGAGGTGCGGGCCATCTTCCGCCTGCCCGGAGGCAAACAGGTGGCAGGGTGCATGGTCACCCAGGGCAAGGTGGTGCGGAGTGCCGAGGTGAGGGTCTTGCGCAAGGGGGAGGAGATCTGGAAGGGCAAGATGGCCAGCCTCAAGCGCTTCAAGGAGGACGTGCGGGAGGTGGCCCAGGGTTACGAGTGTGGCATTGGCCTCGAGGGGTTCGACGACTTCCAAGAGGGGGATATCATAGAAGTTTTCCAGATGGTAGAGGTGGTGGCGTAGGAGGTCCCTTGCGGCAGATCCAGAGGTCTTTCCCCTGGTGGGTCCTCGTCCTGGCCAGCCTGGCCCTGGCCCTCCAGGGCCTAACCCTCCTGCCCCCAGGAAGGGGAAAGGCGGAAGCAGGGCTTCAGGCGAAGGGGCCCGCCTGGGTCCTGAAGGAGGAGCGGCAAGGAAGCGTAACCCCCTCCTTGGCCCAGGCTCCCACCCGTCCCCCTCATCCCACCCTCAAACCCCAAAGCCGGGAGGCCCCACCGCCCGTGCCAGGGACCTTTTCCCTAACCCACCTCTACCTTCTCTACGGCCGCCTGCAGATGGATGGAGGCTAAGCCTGGGTTCCCTCCCGCGCCGGCCTCAGCCCCAAAGGCCATCCGGCGCGCCTTAAGTAGGGTTTGGATTTGTCCTATGGCTTCAGGCGCTCCTGATACCGAATCAGGCACATGGGTAACCGAAGGGAAACCGCATGAACCGCAAGCTTCTCAACGGACTTCTGCTCCTTGGCCTTTTCCTGCTGGCCCTCCTCATGGTCTGGAAGCCCTGGGCCCCAGCCGAGCCCAAGGTCAAGCTGGGCCTGGACCTTAAAGGAGGTCTGCGCATCGTCCTCGAGGCCGCCGTGGAAAGCCCCACCCCCGACGATCTGGAAAAGGCCCGTACCGTCCTGGAAAACCGCATCAACGCCCTGGGGGTGGCAGAACCCCTGATCCAGATCCAGGGGCAAAAGCGCATCGTGGTGGAGCTACCTGGCCTCTCCCAGGCGGACCAGGACCGGGCCCTTAAGCTTATAGGCCAGCGGGCGGTCTTGGAATTCCGCATCCTCAAGGAAGGGGCCACCGGCACCACCGTGGCCCAGATCAACCAGGCTCTCAGGGAAAACCCCAGGCTTAAGCGGGAAGAGCTGGAAAAGGACCTCATCAAGCCCGAGGACCTGGGCCCAGCCCTTCTCACGGGTGCCGACCTGGCCGATGCCCGGGCGGTCTTTGACCAGTTCGGCCGCCCCCAGGTCTCCCTCACCTTCACCCCGGAAGGGGCCAAGAAGTTTGAGGAGGTCACCCGGGCCAACGTGGGGAAGCGGCTAGCCATCGTTTTGGACGGAAAGGTTTACACCGCCCCCGTCATAAGGCAGGCCATCACCGGTGGCCAGGCGGTGATCGAAGGGCTTTCCGGCCTCGAGGAGGCCAGCGAGATCGCCCTGGTCCTGCGTTCAGGGGCCCTACCCGTGGCCCTGGAAGTAGCGGAGATCCGCTCCATAGGCCCCACCCTGGGCCAGGATGCCATCCAAGCCGGCATCCGTTCCGCCCTCATCGGCACCCTGGCCATCTTCCTCCTCATCTTCGCCTACTACGGCCCAAGCCTGGGCCTGGTGGCTTCCTTGGGCCTCATCTATACCTCGGTGCTGATCCTGGGGCTCCTTTCCGGCCTAGGGGCCACCCTTACCCTCCCGGGCATCGCCGGCCTCGTCCTCACCCTGGGGGCGGCGGTGGACGGGAACGTGCTTTCCTTTGAGCGCATCAAGGAGGAGCTTAGAGCGGGGAAGAGGTTCCGCCAGGCCATCCCCGAGGGCTTCAAGCACTCCACCCTCACCATTCTGGACGTGAACGTTGCCCACCTGTTGGCCGCTGCCGCCCTTTACCAGTACGCCACCGGCCCCGTCAGGGGCTTCGCCGTGGTCCTGGCCATCGGGGTGGTGGCCAGCGTCTTCTCCAACCTGGTCTTCAGCCGCTACCTCCTGGAACGCATGGCGGACCGGGGTGAGATCAAGCCTCCCATGTGGCTGGTGAACCCCCAGTTCAACTTCATGGGCCCGGCCCGCTTCATCACTCTAGCCACGCTTCTCCTGGCGGTTCTGGCCGCCGGGGTGGTCTTTACCAAGGGGTTCAACTACTCCATTGACTTCACCGGGGGAACGGCGTATACCCTGCGCACGGGCCCTGAGGTGGGGGTAGACAGCCTAAGGCGCTTCTTAGAAGCCAAGGGTTTTCCCTCCAAGGAGGCCATCATCACCCAGGTGCAGGCGCCCACCGCCGACTACAGGGAGTTCTCCCTTAAGCTCCCGCCCCTTCCCGACGAAAAGCGCCTCGAGCTGGAGCAGCTCTTCACCACCGAGCTCAAGGCCAGCGTCCTCACCTCGGAAACCGTGGGCCCGGCCATCGGCTCCGAGCTTCGCCGCAATGCGGTAATGGCGGTCTTGGTGGGCCTGGGGCTCATCCTCATCTACGTGGCCTTCCGCTTTGACTGGACCTTCGGGGTGGCCAGCGTCCTGGCCGTGGCTCACGACGTGGCCATCGTGGCGGGGATGTATAGCCTCTTGGGCCTGGAGTTCTCCATCCCCACCATCGCCGCCCTCCTCACCATCGTGGGCTATTCCATCAACGACTCCATCGTGGTCTCCGACCGCATTCGGGAAAACCAGAAGCTCATGCGGGGGGTCCCCTACCGGGAGATGGTGAACCGCTCCATCAACCAGACCCTTTCCCGCACGGTGATGACCAGCCTCACCACCCTTTTGCCCATCATCGCCCTCCTCTTCCTGGGGGG
Encoded proteins:
- a CDS encoding riboflavin synthase; the encoded protein is MFTGLVEETGEIVRVEEGPFLRVRIAAKEVLSDLKVGDSVAVDGVCLTAVAVDGEGFWVELAQETRRRTAPTWRVGHRPNLERALKVGERLGGHFVTGHVDGVAEVVAIRETPGALDYYFRPPRELSRYIAEKGSVALNGVSLTVAGLKGDAFFVTLIPHTLRITNLGGLGVGDGVNLEVDLIARYLERLMKGE
- a CDS encoding VWA domain-containing protein, with the protein product MLRLGVLVLLVLAFLGPAWPLPGRVVYLLDFSPSARESVFAIAGKLPRDGIYVAFAERAARLPSPTARRLDLGEGTDLRVAFQEVAALKPDRVVLVSDGLFAPIPAPFPLDAVYVPPKPHVAVGLLPPPYPLYGETVGVGVVLEAPLPVEARLRVEGPGGSVEKSLWVEGRKTLAYTFSLTEEAQVRAVVEGAWGRSEAQVSLEPADRGKALVLGDPALARYLEAQGFQVEEGPFRMPLEADLVVVGLGVLDLPPGAPEALREYLRRGGGLLFTATPKGLFFGGWDRVLPQDLPLKPLGRKGAALVLVLDVSGSMEGEKLSLAVAGALELVRSAAAEDHLGVVLFSSTHRVLFPPRPMTEQGKKEAESLLLSVRAGGGTVLGPAFREAVGLLGDVPVDRKGVLVLSDGLISDSKEPILALAEASGLEVSAMALGPDADRAFLKELAQQGGGRYYQAATAQELPRLFLKEGQEVFQGERLEGRFPVQTRPHPLTQGLSPPPLAVLLPARAEPWAEVLLESEGRAVLAVGERGEGRVAALATDLSRSWRGWEGAAPFLGGLARYLMGSQKAVALYTYPEEHLVRAVVLGRLENPLFLSGGREVPLVPTGPERYEVLAGEPGVLLDGKRRIPLALPLPGEWTPRDGKGILRALAEASGGRLLALEDLGTVPLSSLPLRPYLIALALALFLWERFREARRGSPR
- a CDS encoding PaaI family thioesterase, which gives rise to MKAIQLYYPPEWAHCYGCGYLNPMGLHLKTYWKAEAGHSETRFTPSPHHTAIPGFVYGGLLASLVDCHSTATAAAIKAQAEGLDLETHPLRFVTASLKVDYLKPTPLGPELLLVGRAREVKGKKVVVETELFAEGVLTVRGEAVLVQITQGFGLENSAPKHG
- a CDS encoding bifunctional 3,4-dihydroxy-2-butanone-4-phosphate synthase/GTP cyclohydrolase II yields the protein MEGLASVRELMEELRQGRPVILVDDEDRENEGDLIMAAEHVTPEWVNFMLKECRGLLCVALTEERAKALDLHLMVERNQDPQGTRFTVSVDARGTSTGISAFERAATIRLLADPEATAQDFRRPGHIFPLVARPGGVLRRAGHTEATVDLLRLAGLWPVGSLIEILKEDGTMARLPDLLPFAGRHGLKVGTIADLIRYRLEKGDLYVRREAEALLPTRFGEFRILGFRDSLTGEEHAALVMGSWDPEEPILVRMHSECLTGDALHSLRCDCGFQRDLALERIAQEGKGVLVYLRQEGRGIGLVNKIRAYHLQDQGLDTVEANLALGFPPDLRDYGVGAQILYDLGVRKMRLLTNNPRKVKALSGFGIEIVERLPLRAGDNPHNERYLQAKKEKLGHWMD
- the ribD gene encoding bifunctional diaminohydroxyphosphoribosylaminopyrimidine deaminase/5-amino-6-(5-phosphoribosylamino)uracil reductase RibD is translated as MRELDERFLRRALQLAERARGHTHPNPLVGAVLVREGRIVGEGYHPKAGEPHAEVFALRGAGPLARGATAYVSLEPCNHHGRTPPCSLALLQAGVARVVVAAQDPNPLAQGGLGRLRTGGVEVEAGLLEAEAREQNEVFFHRQRKGRPFVLLKAALTLDGKVAALSGDARYVSAEESRRVAQAYRQWLPVVMVGVGTVLQDDPWLTVREPDFRPFPLMLEPPPLRDPVKVVLDTEGRTPPTARIFRKGPREEPAQVYVLVGRGAPKDRLRALEGVGARVVELPREGGRVSLEAALAFLLEEGLDGVLLEGGPRLAGAFWQRGLVDKLALFVAPKVLGEGKGFLEGFAVERMAEAKGLRLVRREWLGEDLWLEAYPEG
- a CDS encoding cobalamin B12-binding domain-containing protein — translated: MDRRIRVLIAKPGLDGHDRGAKVVARALRDAGMEVIYTGLRQTPEMIVSAAIQEDVDAIGLSILSGAHMHYFREVKRLLDEQGASDILLFGGGIIPDEDVPRLKELGVAAVFGPGTSTQEIVDFLKRAVPERWRAQGLA